The Apostichopus japonicus isolate 1M-3 chromosome 20, ASM3797524v1, whole genome shotgun sequence genome contains a region encoding:
- the LOC139961325 gene encoding ubiquitin carboxyl-terminal hydrolase 36-like: MPFSKKYKFSEEEVLRCIAKVRQTKWQQTLSANSFRRHDSLWYQVAVLLLKTNAHKKKTLSHLSFYLYKEYMRDCMLKKWYKVDKEEISTKEDVSIKGTERCDESAATNRICNDSQSEEETNDDTHDLTPSEERFCICCEVNDGSPYLQCDICDNWYHFRCVGLSTSPDTTDHVERSNFTCNRCLPLTGRGICNIGNSCRFAAIIQAIKVTDAGQILKNTSPTIGTVADEIRRFLFELEEDKTEPLSDVIVRQAIKTIAEEVRGPFTNITSQQDASEFFARCISDAIQRENVKSNTPLVTTTFLSEIISCLNCGNSERRQQSLPMLTITTDNTEAERNISAIFQDEVREEVLCNQCKQNQVKGYSYEIHKLPPCLVLNVNRTRAGGRKSTVPVTSLISLEISDFQLNFSDECYAGYHYKLVSAVVHQGVDCRSGHYYTYTFRNNGVVCHNDEDVERCTFEEAVADIAVNGVILFYELSPESSAITWFTEKDDEEIPKLEEENVPLSEGKTADNGTTEKPQVKIPDNAEELEKTVDQDDESVEGPISLETLSSLNVCQGSGNQTHSVP, encoded by the exons TTCGTCAGACGAAATGGCAACAAACGCTCTCGGCTAATTCTTTCCGTCGACATGATAGTCTTTGGTATCAAGTTGCTGTTCTACTCCTGAAGACGAATGCGCACAAGAAGAAAACTCTGTCACATCTGAGCTTTTACCTGTATAAAGAGTACATGAGAGATTGCATGCTCAAAAAATGGTATAAGGTTGACAAAGAAGAAATATCAACAAAAGAAGacgtgtcaattaagggaacaGAACGGTGCGACGAAAGCGCCGCTACTAACCGGATATGTAACGATAGCCAGTCAGAAGAAGAGACGAATGATGATACACACGACCTGACTCCATCTGAGGAGAGATTCTGCATCTGTTGCGAAGTGAACGATGGCAGTCCCTACCTCCAGTGCGACATCTGTGACAATTGGTACCATTTCAGGTGCGTGGGATTATCCACTTCTCCTGATACCACAGACCATGTAGAACGCTCAAATTTTACGTGCAACAGATGTCTTCCGCTGACAGGTCGTGGAATATGTAATATTGGTAACTCATGTAGGTTTGCAGCTATCATCCAGGCTATTAAAGTTACAGACGCTGGACAGATATTGAAGAACACCTCCCCGACGATTGGCACAGTTGCTGACGAAATCAGGCGGTTCCTTTTTGAATTAGAAGAGGACAAAACGGAACCCTTAAGCGATGTTATAGTTAGGCAGGCGATAAAGACGATTGCTGAAGAAGTCCGTGGTCCTTTTACCAATATTACGAGTCAGCAGGATGCCAGTGAGTTTTTCGCACGCTGCATTAGTGATGCCATTCAAAGGGAAAATGTCAAAAGCAACACACCACTCGTGACAACGACTTTCCTTTCTGAAATAATATCTTGTTTGAATTGTGGCAACTCAGAGAGACGACAGCAGTCACTTCCTATGCTGACTATCACCACAGACAACACAGAGGCTGAGAGAAATATTAGCGCTATATTTCAAGACGAGGTTCGAGAGGAGGTATTGTGCAATCAATGTAAACAGAACCAGGTGAAAGGATACAGTTATGAAATTCACAAACTACCTCCATGTCTTGTTCTAAACGTAAATCGTACCAGAGCAGGTGGACGAAAGAGCACAGTTCCTGTAACTTCTTTAATATCGCTGGAAATTTCAGACTTTCAATTGAACTTTTCCGATGAATGTTACGCAGGATATCATTATAAACTGGTATCTGCGGTCGTACACCAAGGCGTAGATTGCAGGAGCGGTCATTACTATACATATACGTTTAGGAACAACGGAGTGGTCTGTCATAACGACGAAGACGTAGAGAGATGTACGTTTGAGGAAGCGGTCGCAGACATAGCGGTGAATGGCGTTATTCTCTTCTATGAGCTTTCGCCTGAGAGCAGTGCCATAACATGGTTCACAGAGAAAGACGATGAAGAAATACCCAAGTTGGAAGAGGAGAATGTTCCACTGTCGGAAGGTAAAACTGCGGACAACGGTACTACTGAAAAACCGCAAGTAAAGATACCTGATAACGCCGAAGAGCTTGAAAAGACGGTTGACCAGGACGACGAGTCTGTGGAAGGCCCAATCAGTCTGGAAACGCTTTCCTCACTGAATGTTTGCCAG GGCTCCGGCAATCAAACCCATTCTGTACCTTGA